The DNA segment TTCGTCTTTAATAAAAATTTCCACGATACCTAAGTCTTTTGCGCGTTGTAGTGTCTTAGAAATGATTGATCTGGATATCCCGATTTTTTTAGCAATTTGTGCTTGTGTCCAACCATAGTGATAGTACCATGTAGCAATCTTCACCATGTCTCTTTTTTCTTCCCATTTCATCTTTGTTACCTCCATTCTACATAATAATGGAACAAAAGTTATACTTCGTCACAAATGTTTTATGCTAATAGTATCATATAATTTGTTTTATGCAAAGTTAGGGAGAGAGGCAATGATTTGATCTTTAGAAAATAGTATTTTGAATGAAATATATGATAATTTATATTGAACTAATAAAACAACAGTAAACAATTTAACGATGCACAAAAAAACAGCTTGAAAAAGGACTTCTCCCTCAGCTCAAGCTGTTTCTATTTTATTTTTGAATTTTTTCTGTTTCTACAACACGAAGACCTTTTCGTTCTAAGTGAGTAATAATTTCGTTTTTAGTATCTTCTGTTACACCGACTGGTAAGGAAACGAGCACGCGGCGGATAAAGTCTTCTGTTTGATTATCTAGTGTAATTAAACTTGAGATACTTGAGTAACGGTCAATTATTTTGGTGATTTTTGTTAAAGCGCCTTTTACTTCTCCGGTTGCTATAGTAAGAACATAACTGGTCGTTTTGACATTCCATCCATCTTGAAGCAAACCAAGTAATTTACCATGCGTTAAAATCCCATAGAAATGACCTTGTTCATTTAAAACAGCAATATAAGGTAGTTCTTTAATGGTAAAAAAGACTTCAAAGAAAGATGCGTTGACACTAATGTGTTTCGTTGCATTTTTAATTAAGCTCATTACAGGGTCACTTAAACTCCCACCATTTGCTGCATGCTTGTAAATATGCATTTTATAAATATTACCTAAGAATTTTTCGCCTTTTTCGTCTAATACGGGAACACAGCGATAACCAGATTCTTCTAGTAAATTGATAGCCTCTTGTAAAGTTGCATCGCCGGGAACGGTTGTTAAATTTATTTTAGGGATACAAAGGTTTTTTATCAACATGTTATTCACTCCATTCTTCTTCCTTTTTATTTTAACGTAAAGTAGGACTTTTGTATAGAAAATCACTATTCATTGTCTCGATAATTCGGAAAAAATGCGATTAATTACTTATATAAATGGAAACTTTTGGCTATAGGTTTAAATTTTCTAAAAAAAGTGTATTATTAACTATGCTATGTAAATTTATAAACCGAAAGAAGGACGTTAAAAATGCAAAAAGAAATGTTGAATTTTGATTATTATAACCCTACTCATATTATTTTTGGTAAAAATCGTTTAGAAGAATTAAATGAGGTTATTCCTCAAGATAAAAAAGTTTTGTTACTTTATGGTGGCGGTAGTGTTAAGCGTTTTGGTACTTTAGATAAAGTAAAAGAAGTGCTTAAATCACGAGAAGTAGGCGAATTTGGTGGAATTGAAGCGAACCCTACATACGAAACATTAATCAAAGCAATTAAATTAGTGAAAGAAGAAAACTATGACTTTTTGCTTGCTATTGGTGGCGGCTCTGTTATTGATGGTACAAAATTTGTTGCTGCAGGTGCATTGTTTGATGGGAATCCAATAGACATTTTTGGTAGTGGAATTGGTGAAAAACGTCCTATCACACAGGCGCTTCCTTTTGGAACTGTTTTAACTCTCCCAGCAACTGGTTCTGAAATGAATAGTGGTGGTGTTATCACTTTTGTTGAAAAGAAAGCGAAACTTGGCTTTGGTAGTGCGTATACT comes from the Listeria welshimeri serovar 6b str. SLCC5334 genome and includes:
- the cbpA gene encoding cyclic di-AMP binding protein CbpA, which gives rise to MLIKNLCIPKINLTTVPGDATLQEAINLLEESGYRCVPVLDEKGEKFLGNIYKMHIYKHAANGGSLSDPVMSLIKNATKHISVNASFFEVFFTIKELPYIAVLNEQGHFYGILTHGKLLGLLQDGWNVKTTSYVLTIATGEVKGALTKITKIIDRYSSISSLITLDNQTEDFIRRVLVSLPVGVTEDTKNEIITHLERKGLRVVETEKIQK